The nucleotide window GACGAGCGGCTCGATCTGCTCGAAGGCGATCCGCTCGGCGTCGAGATCGTCGATCAGCGCCGCCAGCCGATCGCGGTGATCGGCCGACTCCTCGGCGGCGTGTTCCAACAGCGCCTCGATCTCGGTGTCGAGATCCGCGCTGACGGAGCGATAATGCTGGTGCGCGCGTGCCTCGACGACCTCTTCGAGCACCATCCCGATCTGGAGCAGTCGGGCGAGCTGGTGGTCCGAGGCCACCGGCTGGCTGACGCTCACGGAGCGCTCCCGCGCGCAGCGTGGTCGAAAACCAATGCCTCGTTCGTGTCCATAGCCTGAGTGGGGAATCCAACCCCTTAAGCGATTACTCCCGCAGGCGCGCCGCCACGAGCTCGTCGAGATCGTCGCGGAACTCCTCGACGGCGATCTCGTCGAGCACCGGCACGAAGAAGCCCTCGACGAGCATGTTCCGCGCCGCCCGCGGCGAGACCCCGCGCGAGGTCATGTAGAACAGGTCCTGCTGATCGACCTGTCCGACCGTTGCAGAGTGGCTCGCCTCGGTGTCGTGGTTGTTGATGATGAGCTTCGGCGAGGCGTCGGCCTCCGATTCGTCGCTCAGCATCAGCGTGTTCTCGCGCTGGTAGGAGTTGGTGTTCCAGGCCGCCGAACCCACGTCCTGAACGCCCTCGTAGACCGAGCGTGCCTCGTCGTCGAGCACGCCCCGCGTCACGAGATCGGCGGTCGTGTGCTCGGCTTCGTGCCACACGCGCGAGGCGACGTCGAAGTGCTGGTCGTCGTGGCCGAAGAAGGCCCCGACGATCTGCGATTCGGCACCTTCGCCGAGCAGTCGCGTCTCGACCGACGATTTGGTGAGTCGCGAGCCGACGTTGCCCTCGATCCAGTCGATCGTGCCGTAGGTGTCTGCGTGGCCACGCTTGAGCGAGTAGGTGTACGTCTCCTGATCGACGTTCTGGAGCGAGCCGTACTGAACGTTCGAGTTCTCGTCGGCGTCGATCTCGACGAGTCCCGAGTAGTAGCGCTCGCCGTCCACGTCCTCGCCCGTGGTCTGGCGTTCGAGGATCGTCACCGAACTCGACTCGCCGGCGACGACCAGCGTGTAGTTGAACAGCGACCGCGAGTTCATCCGCGTCCGGACGGTGACGTCCTCGGCGTCGACGCCGTCGGGGACGTAGACGACCGTGCCGGTCGAGAATAGCGCGGTCGACAGCGCCGTCAGATAGTTCTCCGTCGGATCGACGACCGAGCCGAATTTCTCACGGACGAGCTCCTCGCGCTCGTCGAGCGCCTCGGTGATCGACATGACCTCGACCTCGTCGGGACCGACCTGGTCCTTCTCCTCGGCCGCGTTGAGCGGATCGACGAACCCCGCGAAATCGAGATCGTAGAGGTTCGTCCAGTTACGCCCCGGCGTCCGGATGACGTCGGGCATGTCGAGCTCGTCAAGTGCGTCGAGCGCGTCGAGGCGCGTTTCGAGCAGCCACTCCGGCTCGTCGAGGCTCTCGGATATCTCGCGAACCTGTGCTTCCGTGAGGTTCGCGTGGAGCTGTGCACTCATCGATTACCCGAGGCTCCCTTCCATCTCGAGCTCGATCAGTCGGTTGAGCTCGACGGCGTATTCGATCGGCAGCTCCTCGGTGATTGGCTCGATGAAGCCGGCGACGATCATCTGTTTGGCGTCGTCGTCGTCCAGTCCGCGCGACTGGAGGTAGAAGACGTCCTCGTCGCCGATCTTCCCCACCGTGGCCTCGTGAGCGACGTCGACCTTCGACTCCTCGATCTCCATGTACGGCATCGTATCGGAGGTCGACTCGTTGTCGAACATCAGCGCGTCACACTCCACGGAGGTGCTAGAGTTCTCCGCGCCGTCGGAGATGTGGATCAGACCGCGGTAGTTCGTGCGACCGCCGTCCTTGCTGATCGACTTCGACTCGATCGTCGATTTGGTCCGGGGCGCGTTGTGGTAGACCTTCGCACCGGTGTCGATGTCCTGGCCCTCGCCCGCGAAGGCGATCGTGATGTGGTTGTCGGTCGCACCGCGACCCTTCAGGATCGTCGAGGGGTAGAGCATCGTGGCCTTCGACCCCATCGATCCCGAGATCCACTCCATCGTCCCCTCGGATTCACAGATCGCGCGCTTGGTGTTGAGGTTGTAGGTGTTCTTCGACCAGTTCTGCACCGTCGAATACTGGACGTGGGCGTCCTCGCCGACGAAGACCTCGACACCGCCGGAGTGGAGGTTGAACTTCGAGTACTGCGGTGCGGAACAGCCCTCGATGTAGTGGACCTCCGATCCCTCTTCGGCGATGATGAGCGTGTGCTCGAACTGGCCCATTCCCTCCGAATTCATCCGGAAGTACGCCTGGATCGGCATCTCGACGGTGACGCCCTCGGGGACGTAGACGAACGAGCCACCCGACCAGATCGCACCGTGTAGCGCCGCGAACTTGTTGTCCGACGGCGGCACGCAGCTCGTCATGAAGTGCTCCTTGACGAGCTCGGGATGGTCCTGCACCGCCTTGTCCATGTTGCAGAAGATGACGCCCTTCTCCTCCCAACGCTCCTGCATGTTCTGGTAGACGACCTCCGATTCGTACTGGGCACCGACGCCCGAGAGCGCGTTCTTCTCGGCCTCGGGGATGCCGAGCTTGTCGAAGGTGTCCTGGATCTCCTCCGGCAGCTCGGTCCAGTCGTCGACGCTGCCGCGCATGTCGACGTCCGGGCGGATGTACGGGACGATCTCCTCGACGTCGACCTCGCTCAGATCGGGCTGGCTCGGCCAGTCGGTCGGCATCGGCATCGCGTGGAACTGCCGGAGCGCACGGAGCCGTCGCTCGAGCATCCACTCGGGCTCGTCCTTGTCCTCGGAGATGAGCCGGATGGTCTCCTCGTCCAGCTCACCCTTCTCGGCCGCGAACGCGGCGTTCTGTTCTTTCTTGAACTCGAAGCGCTTCTCCGAGTCGGTCTCTCGTAGGTGGTCTTGGTCTGAACTCATTGTATGGTTCGTAGCAGTTGAAGCCTTATCAGGCTGTCTCGTAGGTTTCCTCGCGAACCCAGTCGTAGCCCTCGTCCTCGAGTTTGCGGGCGAGATCGGCATCGCCGCTCTTGGCGATCTGGCCGTCGAGCATGATGTGGACGTGATCGGGCTCGACGTAATCCAGAATGCGCTGGTAGTGCGTGATCTGGAGGATGCCCGCGCCCTGCTCGTCGCGCAGTGCGTTGATGCCCGTCGAGACGTCCTGCAGGCGGTCGATGTCGAGCCCCGAGTCGATCTCGTCGAGCACCGCGATCGACGGCTCCAAGATTGCGGCCTGGAGCACCTCGTTCTGTTTCTTCTCGCCGCCGGAGAAGCCCGCGTTCAGGTAGCGCTGGGCGAACTCTGCGTCCATGTCCAGCTGCTCCATCTTCTCGGACATGATCTCCTGGAACTCCGCGACGCCGACCTCACCCTCGTCGATGTCACCCTCCATCGGCGAGGTCTCGTAGCCTGCGTCCTCGTCGTCGGCCTCTTCGGCCTCGCCCTCGTCGTCCTCGAACAGCTCCTCGCGCTCGTCGAGCTTGGCGTTGAGCGCCGTGCGCAGGAAGTTCACCATCGTGACGCCCTCGATCTCGGCGGGATACTGGAAACCGAGGAAGACGCCGAGCGCCGCGCGCTCGTTCGGTTCGAGATCGAGCAGGTCCCAGGTACGCATCTCGTCGGGGATCTCGATACCGTCGAATTCGTCCTCGTCGAGATGGATGCGCACCGCACCCCCGGTGACCTCGTAGGCTGGATGCCCCGCGATGACCTTCGCGGTGGTCGATTTGCCCGAGCCGTTCGGCCCCATCAGTGCGTGGATCTCGCCCGACCGGACTTCCAGGTCCACTCCGTCGAGGATCTTCTCGCCGCCCTCTGCGACCTCTGCGTGGAGGTCATCGAGTTCTAAACGTGCCATCGTCCTATCACTCACCCGTTGGCTCGTGACACCCATAATCGTTTCCATTCACCCGTAACGATTTTCGATGAGGGAAAATCATTTTCCCCTGCGCGAAAGAGAACTGTTGTGACCGACGCTCCCGTCGGCTCGATGCGCACCGTCAGCGGGTGCGTCCGTAACCCTTTTTCGCGACGGCGCTGAGCCGGGCGTATGGACCCCGTTGGCGTGCTGACGAGCGTCCGCCGCTTCCAGCTCGCCACACCGGACGGCAACCGAACCAACGGCACCAACGGGAGTTTCGAGCAGGGCTCGCAGGAGGCCGTCGAGACCGCCAGCCAACTCCTCCCAAAATGGGTACCCGAGTGGTGGGTGCGTGCCGTCCTCGCCGTCCTCGTGCTCGCGCTCGCGTGGTACGGCGGCAAACTGCTCGTCAGGCTGATCGGTCGCCGCGTCGCCCGGCGCTTTCGCCGTCCGAGCGTCAGTCAGGCCGTGTTGCGCTCGATACGCGTCGCCGTCATGTTCCTCGCGGTGCTGACGGCGGCGGCGCTCGTCGGCGTCGGACTCGACGACATCCTGCTGTCGGTGACGGTGCTGACGGCGGCGGCCGGTGTCGTCATCGCACCGATCCTCGGGAGCATCATCAGCGGGCTGTTCGTCCTCTCCGATCAGTCCTACGAGATCGGCGATATGATCGAGATCGTCGACGCCGACGACGGCACACGCGGGTTCGTCGAGGAGATCACCTTCCAGTACACCAAGATCTTCAC belongs to Halococcus qingdaonensis and includes:
- a CDS encoding ferritin-like domain-containing protein; its protein translation is MSVSQPVASDHQLARLLQIGMVLEEVVEARAHQHYRSVSADLDTEIEALLEHAAEESADHRDRLAALIDDLDAERIAFEQIEPLVADHYDRDRDTDGVLYDQLCNEETAYKFYDDLIAAIEASSATFGIDREHLVETLSAIREEEADGAEEVTRLMEARE
- the sufD gene encoding Fe-S cluster assembly protein SufD: MSAQLHANLTEAQVREISESLDEPEWLLETRLDALDALDELDMPDVIRTPGRNWTNLYDLDFAGFVDPLNAAEEKDQVGPDEVEVMSITEALDEREELVREKFGSVVDPTENYLTALSTALFSTGTVVYVPDGVDAEDVTVRTRMNSRSLFNYTLVVAGESSSVTILERQTTGEDVDGERYYSGLVEIDADENSNVQYGSLQNVDQETYTYSLKRGHADTYGTIDWIEGNVGSRLTKSSVETRLLGEGAESQIVGAFFGHDDQHFDVASRVWHEAEHTTADLVTRGVLDDEARSVYEGVQDVGSAAWNTNSYQRENTLMLSDESEADASPKLIINNHDTEASHSATVGQVDQQDLFYMTSRGVSPRAARNMLVEGFFVPVLDEIAVEEFRDDLDELVAARLRE
- the sufB gene encoding Fe-S cluster assembly protein SufB — translated: MSSDQDHLRETDSEKRFEFKKEQNAAFAAEKGELDEETIRLISEDKDEPEWMLERRLRALRQFHAMPMPTDWPSQPDLSEVDVEEIVPYIRPDVDMRGSVDDWTELPEEIQDTFDKLGIPEAEKNALSGVGAQYESEVVYQNMQERWEEKGVIFCNMDKAVQDHPELVKEHFMTSCVPPSDNKFAALHGAIWSGGSFVYVPEGVTVEMPIQAYFRMNSEGMGQFEHTLIIAEEGSEVHYIEGCSAPQYSKFNLHSGGVEVFVGEDAHVQYSTVQNWSKNTYNLNTKRAICESEGTMEWISGSMGSKATMLYPSTILKGRGATDNHITIAFAGEGQDIDTGAKVYHNAPRTKSTIESKSISKDGGRTNYRGLIHISDGAENSSTSVECDALMFDNESTSDTMPYMEIEESKVDVAHEATVGKIGDEDVFYLQSRGLDDDDAKQMIVAGFIEPITEELPIEYAVELNRLIELEMEGSLG
- a CDS encoding ABC transporter ATP-binding protein, yielding MARLELDDLHAEVAEGGEKILDGVDLEVRSGEIHALMGPNGSGKSTTAKVIAGHPAYEVTGGAVRIHLDEDEFDGIEIPDEMRTWDLLDLEPNERAALGVFLGFQYPAEIEGVTMVNFLRTALNAKLDEREELFEDDEGEAEEADDEDAGYETSPMEGDIDEGEVGVAEFQEIMSEKMEQLDMDAEFAQRYLNAGFSGGEKKQNEVLQAAILEPSIAVLDEIDSGLDIDRLQDVSTGINALRDEQGAGILQITHYQRILDYVEPDHVHIMLDGQIAKSGDADLARKLEDEGYDWVREETYETA
- a CDS encoding mechanosensitive ion channel family protein — protein: MDPVGVLTSVRRFQLATPDGNRTNGTNGSFEQGSQEAVETASQLLPKWVPEWWVRAVLAVLVLALAWYGGKLLVRLIGRRVARRFRRPSVSQAVLRSIRVAVMFLAVLTAAALVGVGLDDILLSVTVLTAAAGVVIAPILGSIISGLFVLSDQSYEIGDMIEIVDADDGTRGFVEEITFQYTKIFTLDNTFLVIPNGTIRERDVINYSAEDLRTRLTLDVLVPYECDLAEARSRIERAAREDDIVIGGGPDIRIGSARYPAAPTCYIDEYADNGVSLRLRYWVKEPYKLTAVRSRVQENIWEAFEAADIGFPYPHRQVVFDEPDDAGITERPR